One Accipiter gentilis chromosome 11, bAccGen1.1, whole genome shotgun sequence DNA window includes the following coding sequences:
- the TWF1 gene encoding twinfilin-1 produces the protein MSHQTGIQASGSVKDTFVGARNGQYRLLKIVIDNEQLVVGSSRQPVGSWEKDYDSFVLPLLEDKQPCYILYRLDSQNAQGYEWIFIAWSPDHSPVRQKMLYAATRATLKKEFGGGHIKDEVFGTVQDDVSLNGYKKYLISQSSPAPLTAAEEELRQIKINEVPTVSSSVQTDIGVDTKHQTLQGVAFPIAKEAIQALEKLKNKKLNYVQLQIDMKNETIILANTLHTELKDLPKRIPKDAARYHFFLYKHAHEGDYLESIVFIYSMPGYTCSIRERMLYSSCKSPLLEIVERQLWMPIIRKIEIDNGDELTADFLYEEVHPKQHAHKQSFAKPKGPAGKRGIRRLIRGPAETETPSD, from the exons ATGTCCCACCAGACCGGTATCCAAG ctaGTGGAAGTGTTAAAGACACCTTTGTTGGAGCCAGAAATGGACAATACCGGCTTTTAAAAATAGTCATTGACAATG AGCAGCTTGTTGTGGGATCCTCTAGGCAGCCAGTTGGATCATGGGAAAAGGATTATGATTCCTTTGTCCTTCCCCTTCTTGAAGACAAGCAACCATGTTATATATTATACAGACTAGATTCTCAGAATGCTCAAGGATATGAATGGATCTTCATTGCATGGTCACCTGATCACTCTCCT GTTCGTCAAAAAATGTTGTATGCAGCAACACGAGCTACACTTAAGAAAGAATTTGGAGGTGGTCATATTAAGGATGAAGTATTTGGAACGGTAcag GATGATGTTTCACTGAATGgatataaaaaatatttgataTCACAGTCCTCCCCTGCACCTCTGACTGCAGCAGAAGAGGAGCTTCGACAAATTAAGATTAATGAGGTACCTACAGTGTCTTCAAGC GTACAGACAGACATTGGCGTAGATACCAAGCATCAGACGTTGCAAGGAGTAGCATTCCCCATTGCTAAAGAAGCTATTCAGGCTTtggagaaattgaaaaataagaaacTCAATTATGTACAACTG CAAATTGATATGAAAAACGAAACTATTATTTTGGCCAACACACTTCATACTGAACTGAAGGACTTGCCAAAAAGAATTCCAAAGGATGCTGCGCGTTACCACTTTTTCCTGTATAAGCATGCCCATGAAGGAGACTATTTGGAATCCATAG ttttcatctACTCTATGCCAGGGTATACCTGTAGTATACGAGAACGAATGCTCTACTCTAGTTGCAAAAGTCCACTGTTAGAAATTGTAGAAAGACAGTTGTGGATGCCGATAATTAGAAAG attgaAATAGATAATGGTGATGAGTTAACTGCTGACTTTCTTTATGAAGAGGTTCATCCAAAACAACATGCTCACAAACAAAGTTTTGCTAAACCAAAAGGTCCTGCAGGGAAGAGGGGAATACGAAGACTGATTAGAGGTCCAGCAGAGACTGAAACACCTAGTGATTAG